The genome window CTGCCCTTCCCCGCCGATGTTGAACAAAAAGCAGTGGAAGGCCATGGCCACGGCCAGGCCCGTGAAAATGAAGTTGGTGGCGTAGTACAGGGTATAGCCGATGCCCTCGCCGAAACCGAAGGCGCCGTAGACGATATGGCCCGCCGCCTCCACCGGGCTTTCGCCCACGGCCAGGATGACCACGGCGGAAACCGCAAAGGCGGCCAGCAGGTTGATGAGCGGGATCAGCCCCGCATTGACCCAGACGGGCAATTTCTTCGGAGCCGCCATTACTGTTTTCCTCCCGAGGCCTCAGCCGCGTTTTTGCACCCGGCCATCATGAGTCCGAGCTTCTGCTCGGTGGCGTCCTTGGCCGCCACCTCGCCGATGATCCTGCCGTCGAACATGACCAGGATGCGGTCGGCAAGGGACATGATCTCATCCAGTTCCACGGAGACGAGCAGCACGGCCTTGCCCGCGTCGCGCATGGCGATGAGCTGCTTGTGGATGAATTCGATGGCTCCGATGTCCACGCCGCGCGTGGGCTGGCCCACCAGCAGCAGGTCCGGGTTCTCCTCCATCTCGCGGGCCAGCACGATCTTCTGCTGGTTGCCGCCGGAAAAGCCCGAGGCCGCGAGGTTCGGAATGGGCGGACGCACGTCGAATTTCTCCATGTGCTCCCGGCAGCGGGCCTCGACCTTGCCCAGGTCCATGAGCACGCGGCCGTTGATGTCCTTGTCCCGGTGGTAGCCCAGGATGGTGTTCTCGGCCGCGGTGAAGTCCATGATCATGCCCATGCGGTGCCGGTCCTCGGCCACGTGGGCGATGCCCTCGCGGCGCAGGTCCTGCGGGTTGGTCTGCCTGCCCGGGGAGGCGATCTCCTCGCCCTTGAACATGATGCGCCCCTTGTTGACCGGGGCGATGCCGGAGAGGACCTCGAGCAGCTCGGACTGGCCGTTGCCGGACACGCCCGCAATGCCGAGAATCTCCCCGGTGCAGATGGAAAAGCTGATGTCCTTGAGGCGCTCCCGCCCCATGCCGTCGGTGTAGCCGACGTTCTCGAGACTGACAACGCACTGGCCGGGCCGGGCCTCTCCCTTTTCCACCCGCAGGAGCACCTTGCGCCCCACCATGAGCTCGGCCAGCTCCTCCTTGGAGGTTTCGGCTGTGGGGCGGTGGGCCACCATGGTGCCTCGGCGCATGACCGAGACATTGTCGGTGATGGCCATGATCTCGCGAAGCTTGTGGGTGATGAGGATGACGGTCTTGCCCTGGCTGCGCAGGGTATCCAGGATGCGGAACAGGTGGTCCGCCTCCTGCGGGGTGAGCACGCCGGTGGGCTCGTCCAGGATCAGGGTCTCGGCGCCGCGGTACAGGGCCTTGAGGATCTCCACGCGCTGCTGCAGGCCCACGGAAAGGTCGCGGATGCGGGCGTCGGGGTCCACATCCAGGCCGTATTCCTCGCCCAGGCGCTTGAGTTCCTTGCGGGCGTGATTCAGGGAGCCCTGGATCATGCCGCCCCGCTCCACGCCGAGGATGACGTTCTCCAGCACGGTGAAGGGCTCCACGAGCATGAAGTGCTGGTGGACCATGCCGATGCCGCGCGAAATGGCGTCCGAGGGGCTGGTGATGTTCACGTCCTGGCCGTTGATGCGGATGCGGCCGCTGTCCGCCTTGTAGAAGCCATAGAGCATGGCCATCATGGTGGACTTTCCTGCGCCGTTCTCGCCCACGATGCCGTGCACCGTGCCCCTGGGCACGGAGATGGACACGTCGCGGTTGGCGTGAACGGGACCGAAATGCTTGTTCAGCCCGATAAGCTCAACGGCGGGAGGGGTGGCCCCTCCCGCCGCGCTTACGGCTTGTGCGCCGGGTTCTGTCATAGTGCTACTTGTCCATGATGTCGAAGTAGTTGGTAACCTTGATTTCGCCGGAAATGATCTTGGCCTTGGCTTCTTCCACCTTGGCCTTCATTTCGTCGGTGATCAGGGACTTGTTGTATTCGTCGTAGGCCCAGTCCACGCCCTTTTCCTTGAGGCCCAGGAGCAGGAGGCCGCCCTTGAAGCTGCCGTTCTTGGCGGCCTTCAGGGCGTCGTACACGGCCAGGTCCACGCGCTTGACCATGGAGGTCAGCACGCTGCCCGGATGCAGGTAATTCTGGTTGCTGTCCACGCCGATGGAGAACTTGCCGGCGTCGGCACAGGCCTGGAGCACGCCGTTGCCGGAGCTGCCGGCTGCGGCGTAGATCACTTCGGCGCCGCGGTCCATCTGGCCGCGCGCCAGCTCGCCTGCGCGGATCGGGTCGGCCCAGGCGGACGGGGTGGTGCCGGTCATGTTCATGAGCACCTTGGCGCCCGGCTTCACGTACTTGACGCCTTCCTCGTAGCCGAGGTGGAACTTGCGGATCAGGGGAACGTCCATGCCGCCCACGAAGCCGACGGTGTCGCCCTTGGCCTTCATGGCCGCCAGCATGCCCACCAGGAAGGAACCTTCATGCTCCTTGAACTGGATGGACTGCACGTTGGGCTGCTTGACCTCGCTGTCGATGATCACGAACTTGGTGTCCGGGAATTCCGGGGCCAGCTTTTCGAGAACGCCCTGGTAGGAGAAGCCGACGACCACGATGATATCGGTGCCCCGGGAGGCGAAACGGCGGATGGCCTGTTCGTACTGGGTTTCGTTGGTGGGTTCGAAGTCGCGGTACTTGTCGCCGAATTCCTTGCGGAACATTTCAGCGCCCTTGTAGGCTGCTTCGTTGAAGGACTTGTCGAACTTTCCGCCCATGTCATAGATGAGGGCGGCCTTGAGAGGGCCTGCGGCAAAGGCCGAACCGGCCAGCAGGGTCATGAGGACAGCAGCAAAAAAAACACGCATCAGTTTGTGGACCATGATTCCTCCACGGTTGTTGTGATCGCTCCCCGAACCTCCCGGGAAACCGGACAATACTCTCCATCATACATTGCAAACAGCATGAAGCATGCAGCTTTCCGGTAGATGCAAGCGCCCCCCAGAGGCTTGACGGGAGCGCACCGGACCCGCGACATACCCGGTTTGTACTAGTATATCAATGATCATGGCAACAAAATCTCAGATCACAACCAAGAGTTTTTGCCCTTCCGTCACCGCATCTGGACAAACGTCACAACGGGCTCCCGGGCAAGGACCGAAATTTTTTTCCGAAATCGTGCCGGGTTAGGCTCCTGACCATCAGGAGGCTTATTGTAGCCGCATCAATTTTCCCAATGGAAACCGATCAGAAATTTCAATCGAATTTTCTTCGGCATTTTTCGCCGTGCCCCGGAAAAAGGGCGCATTGCGCGGCCCGGGGGACGGAATGGTCACTTTTCCGCATGGCGGGTTGACCCGGCCGCAAATATACCGGAAAACCCTGTGCAAGGAGATTGCCCATGAAAGTCATAACCGCCTGCACCCTGGACTGTCCGGACACCTGTTCCTGCATCGTGGATACCGAAAAGAGAACGGTTTCCGGCAACCCGGACCATCCCATCACCAAGGGCGTGGTCTGCGGCAAGGTCAAGAATTTCTTCGGACGGCTGGATGCAAGCGAACGCATCACCGAGCCGCTGCTCAGGAAGGACGGCTCGTTCGTTCCGGTCGGCTGGGACGAGGCCCTGGACCTGTGCGCAAAAAAGATCGACGCGCTGCGCACGAGCCCGGAAAAGATCCTGCACATGCGCGGCTACGGCTACCGGGGCATCTTCGCCCATGCCAGCTCTGCCTTTTTCCGGGCCTTGGGATCGTCCACCATCAGGGGCTCCATCTGCGACGGAGCCGGAACCGAGGCCATGACCCGCTGCTGCGGCTCGCTCATGGCCAACGACCCCGAGGACCTGTTCCACGCCCGGCGCATCGTCAACTGGGGGCGCGACCTTTCCCGCAGCTCCATCCACACCGGCCTCATCGTCCGGGAGGCCCGCAAGCGCGGCGTCGAGGTGCTGACCATCTCCGTGGGCGGCGACGGCAACGACGCCTTCAGCGACGAGACCATCACCATCCGGCCCGGCACGGACCGCTTCCTGGCCGCGGCAGTCATCAAGCTGTACCTGGAATCCGGCCTGCTCGATTCCGGGGTCATCGCCCGCACCTCCAACTGGCCCGTGTTCCGCGGGCTGGTGGAATCGCTCTCCCTGGACGAGCTCTGCGCCGCCTGCGGGCTCTGCGCCGAGGACGTGGAGGTGCTCTTCGACTGGTACGAGCAGCCCGGAGCCGTGGCCACCCTGGTGGGCTGGGGCATGCAGCGCTATGTCAACGGCGGGGAAA of Salidesulfovibrio onnuriiensis contains these proteins:
- a CDS encoding BMP family lipoprotein; this encodes MVHKLMRVFFAAVLMTLLAGSAFAAGPLKAALIYDMGGKFDKSFNEAAYKGAEMFRKEFGDKYRDFEPTNETQYEQAIRRFASRGTDIIVVVGFSYQGVLEKLAPEFPDTKFVIIDSEVKQPNVQSIQFKEHEGSFLVGMLAAMKAKGDTVGFVGGMDVPLIRKFHLGYEEGVKYVKPGAKVLMNMTGTTPSAWADPIRAGELARGQMDRGAEVIYAAAGSSGNGVLQACADAGKFSIGVDSNQNYLHPGSVLTSMVKRVDLAVYDALKAAKNGSFKGGLLLLGLKEKGVDWAYDEYNKSLITDEMKAKVEEAKAKIISGEIKVTNYFDIMDK
- a CDS encoding ABC transporter ATP-binding protein — translated: MTEPGAQAVSAAGGATPPAVELIGLNKHFGPVHANRDVSISVPRGTVHGIVGENGAGKSTMMAMLYGFYKADSGRIRINGQDVNITSPSDAISRGIGMVHQHFMLVEPFTVLENVILGVERGGMIQGSLNHARKELKRLGEEYGLDVDPDARIRDLSVGLQQRVEILKALYRGAETLILDEPTGVLTPQEADHLFRILDTLRSQGKTVILITHKLREIMAITDNVSVMRRGTMVAHRPTAETSKEELAELMVGRKVLLRVEKGEARPGQCVVSLENVGYTDGMGRERLKDISFSICTGEILGIAGVSGNGQSELLEVLSGIAPVNKGRIMFKGEEIASPGRQTNPQDLRREGIAHVAEDRHRMGMIMDFTAAENTILGYHRDKDINGRVLMDLGKVEARCREHMEKFDVRPPIPNLAASGFSGGNQQKIVLAREMEENPDLLLVGQPTRGVDIGAIEFIHKQLIAMRDAGKAVLLVSVELDEIMSLADRILVMFDGRIIGEVAAKDATEQKLGLMMAGCKNAAEASGGKQ